In Strix uralensis isolate ZFMK-TIS-50842 chromosome 26, bStrUra1, whole genome shotgun sequence, a genomic segment contains:
- the SIDT2 gene encoding SID1 transmembrane family member 2 isoform X1, producing the protein MPGTGAAALAWALLAWALLALPPSLPLPQPRRPRRVAETEAAFNTTYADWVDADLLNIYAFNHSVRRNRTEGVRVSVNVLSDHKDLPVLFVVRQKEAVVSFQVPLILRGLYQRKYAYQEVSRTLCQPQTKAEVETQHFYVDVSTLSLNASYQLRVTRVENFVLRTNERFSFNATAAQPQYFKYEFPEGVDSVIVKVTSAMAFPCSVISIQDILCPVYDLDNNVAFIGMYQTMTKKAAITVQKKDFPSNSFYVVVVVKTEDEACGGALPYYPLSKNASPDEPVDQHNRQKMLEVMVSPAITSEAYVSSVLFCLGIFLSFYVLTLLIACWESCRQQKRRGLLAAMDSPSLDTASLLGHARSIPDSFLGHTPYDSYGYGSFGECHAPSLAVLPVGRRPCPPRLAVPAGNGSSGSTEGVTDSLGSAEVPYGYVGQEQFKRRTPSAPTRPLSIAMGERSLENVAGRPRLDSLSSVEEDDYDTLADIDYDKNVIRTKQYLCVADLARKDKRVLRKKYQIYFWNIATIAVFYALPVIQLVITYQTVVNVTGNQDICYYNFLCAHPLGNLSAFNNILSNLGYILLGLLFLLIILQREINYNRALLRNDARALECGIPKHFGLFYAMGTALMMEGLLSACYHVCPNYTNFQFDTSFMYMIAGLCMLKLYQKRHPDINASAYSAYACLALVIFFSVVGVVFGKGNTAFWIVFSVIHIVATLLLSTQLYYMGRWKLDSGILRRILHVLYTDCVRQCSGPMYVDRMVLLVMGNIINWSLAAYGLIVRPNDFASYLLAIGICNLLLYFAFYIIMKLRSGERIKLIPLLCIVGTSVVWGFALFFFFQGLSTWQKTPAESREHNRDCILLDFFDDHDIWHFLSSIAMFGSFLVLLTLDDDLDCVQRDKIYVF; encoded by the exons ATGCCGGGCACCGGGGCGGCCGCGCTGGCCTGGGCGCTGCTGGCCTGGGCGCTGCTGGCCCTGCCGCccagcctgcccctgccccagccccgccggccgcggcgggTGGCCGAGACGGAGGCCGCCTTCAACACCACCTACGCCGACTGGGTGGACGCCGACCTGCTCAACATCTACGCCTTCAACCACAGCGTCCGGAGGAACCGG ACGGAGGGCGTGCGCGTCTCGGTGAACGTCCTCTCCGACCACAAGGACTTGCCCGTCCTCTTCGTGGTGAGGCAGAAGGAGGCGGTGGTCTCCTTCCAGGTGCCGCTCATCCTGCGGGGACT GTACCAGCGCAAGTACGCGTACCAGGAGGTGAGCCGCACGCTCTGCCAGCCCCAGACCAAGGCCGAGGTGGAGACCCAGCACTTCTACGTCGACGTCTCCACGCTCTCCCTCAACGCTTCCTACCAGCTCCGGGTCACCCGCGTGGAGAACTTCGTGCTGCG GACGAATGAAAGGTTCAGCTTCAATGCCACGGCCGCGCAGCCGCAG tatTTCAAGTATGAGTTCCCCGAGGGAGTGGACTCGGTGATCGTGAAGGTGACCTCGGCCATGGCCTTCCCCTGCTCCGTCATCTCCATCCAGGACATCCTG TGCCCCGTCTATGACCTGGACAACAACGTGGCCTTCATCGGGATGTACCAGACCATGACGAAGAAGGCGGCCATCACAGTGCAG AAGAAGGATTTCCCCAGCAACAGCTTCtacgtggtggtggtggtgaagacGGAGGATGAGGCGTGCGGGGGGGCCCTGCCCTACTACCCCCTCTCCAAAAATGCCTCCCCAG ATGAGCCCGTGGATCAGCACAACCGGCAGAAGATGCTGGAGGTGATGGTGTCGCCCGCCATAACCT CGGAGGCCTATGTCAGCAGCGTGCTCTTCTGCCTGGGCATCTTCCTCTCCTTCTACGTCCTCACGCTGCTCATCgcctgctgggagagctgccg GCAGCAGAAGAGGAGGGGGCTCCTGGCAGCCATGGACTCGCCCAGCCTGGACACGG CATCTCTACTGG GGCACGCCCGCAGCATCCCCGACTCCTTCCTGGGCCATACCCCCTACGACAGCTACGGTTACGGCTCCTTCGGTGAGTGCCACGCGCCGTCCCTCGCCGTCCTGCCTGTCGGCAGGCGGCCGTGCCCACCCCGTCTGGCCGTCCCGGCAGGGAACGGCTCCTCCGGCAGCACCGAGGGCGTCACCGACAGCCTGGGCTCGGCAGAAGTCCCCTACGGCTACGTGG GGCAGGAGCAGTTCAAGCGGCGCACGCCGTCCGCCCCGACGAGGCCGCTGAGCATTGCCATGG GGGAGCGGTCGCTGGAGAACGTGGCCGGCCGGCCCCGCCTGGACTCGCTCAGCTCCGTCGAGGAGGACGACTACGACACGTTGGCCGACATCGACTACGACAAGAACGTCATCCGCACCAAG CAATACCTCTGCGTCGCCGACCTGGCCCGCAAGGACAAGCGGGTGCTGCGGAAGAAGTACCAGATCTACTTCTG GAACATCGCCACCATCGCCGTCTTCTATGCCCTCCCCGTCATCCAGCTCGTCATCACCTACCAGACG GTGGTGAACGTCACCGGCAACCAGGACATCTGCTACTACAACTTTCTGTGCGCCCACCCGCTGGGGAACCTCAG CGCCTTCAACAACATCCTCAGCAACCTGGGCTACatcctgctggggctgctcttcctcctcatcaTCCTGCAGCGGGAGATCAACTACAACCGGGCGCTGCTGCGTAACGACGCTCGCGCCCTG gAGTGCGGCATCCCCAAGCACTTCGGGCTCTTCTACGCCATGGGCACCGCCCTGATGATGGAGGGGCTGCTCAGCGCCTGCTACCACGTCTGCCCCAACTACACCAACTTCCAGTTCG ACACCTCCTTCATGTACATGATCGCGGGGCTCTGCATGCTGAAGCTCTACCAGAAGCGTCACCCGGACATCAACGCCAGCGCCTACAGCGCCTACGCCTGCCTGGCCCTCGTCATCTTCTTCTCCGTCGTCGGCGTG GTCTTCGGCAAGGGCAACACAGCCTTCTGGATCGTCTTCTCCGTCATCCACATCGTGGCCACGCTGCTGCTGAGCACTCAGCTCTACTACATGGGGCGCTGGAAGCTGG ACTCGGGCATCCTGCGCAGGATCCTGCACGTGCTGTACACGGACTGCGTCCGCCAGTGCAGCGGGCCCATGTACGTG GACCGAATGGTGCTCCTGGTCATGGGAAACATCATCAACTGGTCGCT CGCTGCCTACGGCCTCATCGTGCGCCCCAATGACTTCGCTTCCTACCTGTTGGCCATCGGCATCTGCAACCTCCTGCTCTACTTCGCCTTCTACATCATCATGAAG CTGCGCAGCGGCGAGCGCATCAAGCTCATCCCCTTGCTCTGCATCGTCGGCACCTCGGTGGTCTGGGGCTTcgccctcttcttcttcttccaggGGCTCAGCACATGGCAG AAAACGCCGGCCGAGTCCCGGGAGCACAACCGCGACTGCATCCTGCTCGACTTCTTTGACGACCACGACATCTGGCACTTCCTCTCCTCCATCGCCATGTTCGGCTCCTTCCTG GTGCTGCTGACGCTGGACGACGACCTGGACTGCGTCCAGCGGGACAAGATCTACGTCTTCTAG
- the SIDT2 gene encoding SID1 transmembrane family member 2 isoform X2 has translation MPGTGAAALAWALLAWALLALPPSLPLPQPRRPRRVAETEAAFNTTYADWVDADLLNIYAFNHSVRRNRTEGVRVSVNVLSDHKDLPVLFVVRQKEAVVSFQVPLILRGLYQRKYAYQEVSRTLCQPQTKAEVETQHFYVDVSTLSLNASYQLRVTRVENFVLRTNERFSFNATAAQPQYFKYEFPEGVDSVIVKVTSAMAFPCSVISIQDILCPVYDLDNNVAFIGMYQTMTKKAAITVQKKDFPSNSFYVVVVVKTEDEACGGALPYYPLSKNASPDEPVDQHNRQKMLEVMVSPAITSEAYVSSVLFCLGIFLSFYVLTLLIACWESCRQQKRRGLLAAMDSPSLDTGHARSIPDSFLGHTPYDSYGYGSFGECHAPSLAVLPVGRRPCPPRLAVPAGNGSSGSTEGVTDSLGSAEVPYGYVGQEQFKRRTPSAPTRPLSIAMGERSLENVAGRPRLDSLSSVEEDDYDTLADIDYDKNVIRTKQYLCVADLARKDKRVLRKKYQIYFWNIATIAVFYALPVIQLVITYQTVVNVTGNQDICYYNFLCAHPLGNLSAFNNILSNLGYILLGLLFLLIILQREINYNRALLRNDARALECGIPKHFGLFYAMGTALMMEGLLSACYHVCPNYTNFQFDTSFMYMIAGLCMLKLYQKRHPDINASAYSAYACLALVIFFSVVGVVFGKGNTAFWIVFSVIHIVATLLLSTQLYYMGRWKLDSGILRRILHVLYTDCVRQCSGPMYVDRMVLLVMGNIINWSLAAYGLIVRPNDFASYLLAIGICNLLLYFAFYIIMKLRSGERIKLIPLLCIVGTSVVWGFALFFFFQGLSTWQKTPAESREHNRDCILLDFFDDHDIWHFLSSIAMFGSFLVLLTLDDDLDCVQRDKIYVF, from the exons ATGCCGGGCACCGGGGCGGCCGCGCTGGCCTGGGCGCTGCTGGCCTGGGCGCTGCTGGCCCTGCCGCccagcctgcccctgccccagccccgccggccgcggcgggTGGCCGAGACGGAGGCCGCCTTCAACACCACCTACGCCGACTGGGTGGACGCCGACCTGCTCAACATCTACGCCTTCAACCACAGCGTCCGGAGGAACCGG ACGGAGGGCGTGCGCGTCTCGGTGAACGTCCTCTCCGACCACAAGGACTTGCCCGTCCTCTTCGTGGTGAGGCAGAAGGAGGCGGTGGTCTCCTTCCAGGTGCCGCTCATCCTGCGGGGACT GTACCAGCGCAAGTACGCGTACCAGGAGGTGAGCCGCACGCTCTGCCAGCCCCAGACCAAGGCCGAGGTGGAGACCCAGCACTTCTACGTCGACGTCTCCACGCTCTCCCTCAACGCTTCCTACCAGCTCCGGGTCACCCGCGTGGAGAACTTCGTGCTGCG GACGAATGAAAGGTTCAGCTTCAATGCCACGGCCGCGCAGCCGCAG tatTTCAAGTATGAGTTCCCCGAGGGAGTGGACTCGGTGATCGTGAAGGTGACCTCGGCCATGGCCTTCCCCTGCTCCGTCATCTCCATCCAGGACATCCTG TGCCCCGTCTATGACCTGGACAACAACGTGGCCTTCATCGGGATGTACCAGACCATGACGAAGAAGGCGGCCATCACAGTGCAG AAGAAGGATTTCCCCAGCAACAGCTTCtacgtggtggtggtggtgaagacGGAGGATGAGGCGTGCGGGGGGGCCCTGCCCTACTACCCCCTCTCCAAAAATGCCTCCCCAG ATGAGCCCGTGGATCAGCACAACCGGCAGAAGATGCTGGAGGTGATGGTGTCGCCCGCCATAACCT CGGAGGCCTATGTCAGCAGCGTGCTCTTCTGCCTGGGCATCTTCCTCTCCTTCTACGTCCTCACGCTGCTCATCgcctgctgggagagctgccg GCAGCAGAAGAGGAGGGGGCTCCTGGCAGCCATGGACTCGCCCAGCCTGGACACGG GGCACGCCCGCAGCATCCCCGACTCCTTCCTGGGCCATACCCCCTACGACAGCTACGGTTACGGCTCCTTCGGTGAGTGCCACGCGCCGTCCCTCGCCGTCCTGCCTGTCGGCAGGCGGCCGTGCCCACCCCGTCTGGCCGTCCCGGCAGGGAACGGCTCCTCCGGCAGCACCGAGGGCGTCACCGACAGCCTGGGCTCGGCAGAAGTCCCCTACGGCTACGTGG GGCAGGAGCAGTTCAAGCGGCGCACGCCGTCCGCCCCGACGAGGCCGCTGAGCATTGCCATGG GGGAGCGGTCGCTGGAGAACGTGGCCGGCCGGCCCCGCCTGGACTCGCTCAGCTCCGTCGAGGAGGACGACTACGACACGTTGGCCGACATCGACTACGACAAGAACGTCATCCGCACCAAG CAATACCTCTGCGTCGCCGACCTGGCCCGCAAGGACAAGCGGGTGCTGCGGAAGAAGTACCAGATCTACTTCTG GAACATCGCCACCATCGCCGTCTTCTATGCCCTCCCCGTCATCCAGCTCGTCATCACCTACCAGACG GTGGTGAACGTCACCGGCAACCAGGACATCTGCTACTACAACTTTCTGTGCGCCCACCCGCTGGGGAACCTCAG CGCCTTCAACAACATCCTCAGCAACCTGGGCTACatcctgctggggctgctcttcctcctcatcaTCCTGCAGCGGGAGATCAACTACAACCGGGCGCTGCTGCGTAACGACGCTCGCGCCCTG gAGTGCGGCATCCCCAAGCACTTCGGGCTCTTCTACGCCATGGGCACCGCCCTGATGATGGAGGGGCTGCTCAGCGCCTGCTACCACGTCTGCCCCAACTACACCAACTTCCAGTTCG ACACCTCCTTCATGTACATGATCGCGGGGCTCTGCATGCTGAAGCTCTACCAGAAGCGTCACCCGGACATCAACGCCAGCGCCTACAGCGCCTACGCCTGCCTGGCCCTCGTCATCTTCTTCTCCGTCGTCGGCGTG GTCTTCGGCAAGGGCAACACAGCCTTCTGGATCGTCTTCTCCGTCATCCACATCGTGGCCACGCTGCTGCTGAGCACTCAGCTCTACTACATGGGGCGCTGGAAGCTGG ACTCGGGCATCCTGCGCAGGATCCTGCACGTGCTGTACACGGACTGCGTCCGCCAGTGCAGCGGGCCCATGTACGTG GACCGAATGGTGCTCCTGGTCATGGGAAACATCATCAACTGGTCGCT CGCTGCCTACGGCCTCATCGTGCGCCCCAATGACTTCGCTTCCTACCTGTTGGCCATCGGCATCTGCAACCTCCTGCTCTACTTCGCCTTCTACATCATCATGAAG CTGCGCAGCGGCGAGCGCATCAAGCTCATCCCCTTGCTCTGCATCGTCGGCACCTCGGTGGTCTGGGGCTTcgccctcttcttcttcttccaggGGCTCAGCACATGGCAG AAAACGCCGGCCGAGTCCCGGGAGCACAACCGCGACTGCATCCTGCTCGACTTCTTTGACGACCACGACATCTGGCACTTCCTCTCCTCCATCGCCATGTTCGGCTCCTTCCTG GTGCTGCTGACGCTGGACGACGACCTGGACTGCGTCCAGCGGGACAAGATCTACGTCTTCTAG
- the SIDT2 gene encoding SID1 transmembrane family member 2 isoform X4 — translation MPGTGAAALAWALLAWALLALPPSLPLPQPRRPRRVAETEAAFNTTYADWVDADLLNIYAFNHSVRRNRTEGVRVSVNVLSDHKDLPVLFVVRQKEAVVSFQVPLILRGLYQRKYAYQEVSRTLCQPQTKAEVETQHFYVDVSTLSLNASYQLRVTRVENFVLRTNERFSFNATAAQPQYFKYEFPEGVDSVIVKVTSAMAFPCSVISIQDILCPVYDLDNNVAFIGMYQTMTKKAAITVQKKDFPSNSFYVVVVVKTEDEACGGALPYYPLSKNASPDEPVDQHNRQKMLEVMVSPAITSEAYVSSVLFCLGIFLSFYVLTLLIACWESCRQQKRRGLLAAMDSPSLDTASLLGHARSIPDSFLGHTPYDSYGYGSFGNGSSGSTEGVTDSLGSAEVPYGYVGQEQFKRRTPSAPTRPLSIAMGERSLENVAGRPRLDSLSSVEEDDYDTLADIDYDKNVIRTKQYLCVADLARKDKRVLRKKYQIYFWNIATIAVFYALPVIQLVITYQTVVNVTGNQDICYYNFLCAHPLGNLSAFNNILSNLGYILLGLLFLLIILQREINYNRALLRNDARALECGIPKHFGLFYAMGTALMMEGLLSACYHVCPNYTNFQFDTSFMYMIAGLCMLKLYQKRHPDINASAYSAYACLALVIFFSVVGVVFGKGNTAFWIVFSVIHIVATLLLSTQLYYMGRWKLDSGILRRILHVLYTDCVRQCSGPMYVDRMVLLVMGNIINWSLAAYGLIVRPNDFASYLLAIGICNLLLYFAFYIIMKLRSGERIKLIPLLCIVGTSVVWGFALFFFFQGLSTWQKTPAESREHNRDCILLDFFDDHDIWHFLSSIAMFGSFLVLLTLDDDLDCVQRDKIYVF, via the exons ATGCCGGGCACCGGGGCGGCCGCGCTGGCCTGGGCGCTGCTGGCCTGGGCGCTGCTGGCCCTGCCGCccagcctgcccctgccccagccccgccggccgcggcgggTGGCCGAGACGGAGGCCGCCTTCAACACCACCTACGCCGACTGGGTGGACGCCGACCTGCTCAACATCTACGCCTTCAACCACAGCGTCCGGAGGAACCGG ACGGAGGGCGTGCGCGTCTCGGTGAACGTCCTCTCCGACCACAAGGACTTGCCCGTCCTCTTCGTGGTGAGGCAGAAGGAGGCGGTGGTCTCCTTCCAGGTGCCGCTCATCCTGCGGGGACT GTACCAGCGCAAGTACGCGTACCAGGAGGTGAGCCGCACGCTCTGCCAGCCCCAGACCAAGGCCGAGGTGGAGACCCAGCACTTCTACGTCGACGTCTCCACGCTCTCCCTCAACGCTTCCTACCAGCTCCGGGTCACCCGCGTGGAGAACTTCGTGCTGCG GACGAATGAAAGGTTCAGCTTCAATGCCACGGCCGCGCAGCCGCAG tatTTCAAGTATGAGTTCCCCGAGGGAGTGGACTCGGTGATCGTGAAGGTGACCTCGGCCATGGCCTTCCCCTGCTCCGTCATCTCCATCCAGGACATCCTG TGCCCCGTCTATGACCTGGACAACAACGTGGCCTTCATCGGGATGTACCAGACCATGACGAAGAAGGCGGCCATCACAGTGCAG AAGAAGGATTTCCCCAGCAACAGCTTCtacgtggtggtggtggtgaagacGGAGGATGAGGCGTGCGGGGGGGCCCTGCCCTACTACCCCCTCTCCAAAAATGCCTCCCCAG ATGAGCCCGTGGATCAGCACAACCGGCAGAAGATGCTGGAGGTGATGGTGTCGCCCGCCATAACCT CGGAGGCCTATGTCAGCAGCGTGCTCTTCTGCCTGGGCATCTTCCTCTCCTTCTACGTCCTCACGCTGCTCATCgcctgctgggagagctgccg GCAGCAGAAGAGGAGGGGGCTCCTGGCAGCCATGGACTCGCCCAGCCTGGACACGG CATCTCTACTGG GGCACGCCCGCAGCATCCCCGACTCCTTCCTGGGCCATACCCCCTACGACAGCTACGGTTACGGCTCCTTCG GGAACGGCTCCTCCGGCAGCACCGAGGGCGTCACCGACAGCCTGGGCTCGGCAGAAGTCCCCTACGGCTACGTGG GGCAGGAGCAGTTCAAGCGGCGCACGCCGTCCGCCCCGACGAGGCCGCTGAGCATTGCCATGG GGGAGCGGTCGCTGGAGAACGTGGCCGGCCGGCCCCGCCTGGACTCGCTCAGCTCCGTCGAGGAGGACGACTACGACACGTTGGCCGACATCGACTACGACAAGAACGTCATCCGCACCAAG CAATACCTCTGCGTCGCCGACCTGGCCCGCAAGGACAAGCGGGTGCTGCGGAAGAAGTACCAGATCTACTTCTG GAACATCGCCACCATCGCCGTCTTCTATGCCCTCCCCGTCATCCAGCTCGTCATCACCTACCAGACG GTGGTGAACGTCACCGGCAACCAGGACATCTGCTACTACAACTTTCTGTGCGCCCACCCGCTGGGGAACCTCAG CGCCTTCAACAACATCCTCAGCAACCTGGGCTACatcctgctggggctgctcttcctcctcatcaTCCTGCAGCGGGAGATCAACTACAACCGGGCGCTGCTGCGTAACGACGCTCGCGCCCTG gAGTGCGGCATCCCCAAGCACTTCGGGCTCTTCTACGCCATGGGCACCGCCCTGATGATGGAGGGGCTGCTCAGCGCCTGCTACCACGTCTGCCCCAACTACACCAACTTCCAGTTCG ACACCTCCTTCATGTACATGATCGCGGGGCTCTGCATGCTGAAGCTCTACCAGAAGCGTCACCCGGACATCAACGCCAGCGCCTACAGCGCCTACGCCTGCCTGGCCCTCGTCATCTTCTTCTCCGTCGTCGGCGTG GTCTTCGGCAAGGGCAACACAGCCTTCTGGATCGTCTTCTCCGTCATCCACATCGTGGCCACGCTGCTGCTGAGCACTCAGCTCTACTACATGGGGCGCTGGAAGCTGG ACTCGGGCATCCTGCGCAGGATCCTGCACGTGCTGTACACGGACTGCGTCCGCCAGTGCAGCGGGCCCATGTACGTG GACCGAATGGTGCTCCTGGTCATGGGAAACATCATCAACTGGTCGCT CGCTGCCTACGGCCTCATCGTGCGCCCCAATGACTTCGCTTCCTACCTGTTGGCCATCGGCATCTGCAACCTCCTGCTCTACTTCGCCTTCTACATCATCATGAAG CTGCGCAGCGGCGAGCGCATCAAGCTCATCCCCTTGCTCTGCATCGTCGGCACCTCGGTGGTCTGGGGCTTcgccctcttcttcttcttccaggGGCTCAGCACATGGCAG AAAACGCCGGCCGAGTCCCGGGAGCACAACCGCGACTGCATCCTGCTCGACTTCTTTGACGACCACGACATCTGGCACTTCCTCTCCTCCATCGCCATGTTCGGCTCCTTCCTG GTGCTGCTGACGCTGGACGACGACCTGGACTGCGTCCAGCGGGACAAGATCTACGTCTTCTAG
- the SIDT2 gene encoding SID1 transmembrane family member 2 isoform X3 → MPGTGAAALAWALLAWALLALPPSLPLPQPRRPRRVAETEAAFNTTYADWVDADLLNIYAFNHSVRRNRTEGVRVSVNVLSDHKDLPVLFVVRQKEAVVSFQVPLILRGLYQRKYAYQEVSRTLCQPQTKAEVETQHFYVDVSTLSLNASYQLRVTRVENFVLRTNERFSFNATAAQPQYFKYEFPEGVDSVIVKVTSAMAFPCSVISIQDILCPVYDLDNNVAFIGMYQTMTKKAAITVQKKDFPSNSFYVVVVVKTEDEACGGALPYYPLSKNASPDEPVDQHNRQKMLEVMVSPAITSEAYVSSVLFCLGIFLSFYVLTLLIACWESCRQQKRRGLLAAMDSPSLDTASLLGHARSIPDSFLGHTPYDSYGYGSFGECHAPSLAVLPVGRRPCPPRLAVPAGNGSSGSTEGVTDSLGSAEVPYGYVGERSLENVAGRPRLDSLSSVEEDDYDTLADIDYDKNVIRTKQYLCVADLARKDKRVLRKKYQIYFWNIATIAVFYALPVIQLVITYQTVVNVTGNQDICYYNFLCAHPLGNLSAFNNILSNLGYILLGLLFLLIILQREINYNRALLRNDARALECGIPKHFGLFYAMGTALMMEGLLSACYHVCPNYTNFQFDTSFMYMIAGLCMLKLYQKRHPDINASAYSAYACLALVIFFSVVGVVFGKGNTAFWIVFSVIHIVATLLLSTQLYYMGRWKLDSGILRRILHVLYTDCVRQCSGPMYVDRMVLLVMGNIINWSLAAYGLIVRPNDFASYLLAIGICNLLLYFAFYIIMKLRSGERIKLIPLLCIVGTSVVWGFALFFFFQGLSTWQKTPAESREHNRDCILLDFFDDHDIWHFLSSIAMFGSFLVLLTLDDDLDCVQRDKIYVF, encoded by the exons ATGCCGGGCACCGGGGCGGCCGCGCTGGCCTGGGCGCTGCTGGCCTGGGCGCTGCTGGCCCTGCCGCccagcctgcccctgccccagccccgccggccgcggcgggTGGCCGAGACGGAGGCCGCCTTCAACACCACCTACGCCGACTGGGTGGACGCCGACCTGCTCAACATCTACGCCTTCAACCACAGCGTCCGGAGGAACCGG ACGGAGGGCGTGCGCGTCTCGGTGAACGTCCTCTCCGACCACAAGGACTTGCCCGTCCTCTTCGTGGTGAGGCAGAAGGAGGCGGTGGTCTCCTTCCAGGTGCCGCTCATCCTGCGGGGACT GTACCAGCGCAAGTACGCGTACCAGGAGGTGAGCCGCACGCTCTGCCAGCCCCAGACCAAGGCCGAGGTGGAGACCCAGCACTTCTACGTCGACGTCTCCACGCTCTCCCTCAACGCTTCCTACCAGCTCCGGGTCACCCGCGTGGAGAACTTCGTGCTGCG GACGAATGAAAGGTTCAGCTTCAATGCCACGGCCGCGCAGCCGCAG tatTTCAAGTATGAGTTCCCCGAGGGAGTGGACTCGGTGATCGTGAAGGTGACCTCGGCCATGGCCTTCCCCTGCTCCGTCATCTCCATCCAGGACATCCTG TGCCCCGTCTATGACCTGGACAACAACGTGGCCTTCATCGGGATGTACCAGACCATGACGAAGAAGGCGGCCATCACAGTGCAG AAGAAGGATTTCCCCAGCAACAGCTTCtacgtggtggtggtggtgaagacGGAGGATGAGGCGTGCGGGGGGGCCCTGCCCTACTACCCCCTCTCCAAAAATGCCTCCCCAG ATGAGCCCGTGGATCAGCACAACCGGCAGAAGATGCTGGAGGTGATGGTGTCGCCCGCCATAACCT CGGAGGCCTATGTCAGCAGCGTGCTCTTCTGCCTGGGCATCTTCCTCTCCTTCTACGTCCTCACGCTGCTCATCgcctgctgggagagctgccg GCAGCAGAAGAGGAGGGGGCTCCTGGCAGCCATGGACTCGCCCAGCCTGGACACGG CATCTCTACTGG GGCACGCCCGCAGCATCCCCGACTCCTTCCTGGGCCATACCCCCTACGACAGCTACGGTTACGGCTCCTTCGGTGAGTGCCACGCGCCGTCCCTCGCCGTCCTGCCTGTCGGCAGGCGGCCGTGCCCACCCCGTCTGGCCGTCCCGGCAGGGAACGGCTCCTCCGGCAGCACCGAGGGCGTCACCGACAGCCTGGGCTCGGCAGAAGTCCCCTACGGCTACGTGG GGGAGCGGTCGCTGGAGAACGTGGCCGGCCGGCCCCGCCTGGACTCGCTCAGCTCCGTCGAGGAGGACGACTACGACACGTTGGCCGACATCGACTACGACAAGAACGTCATCCGCACCAAG CAATACCTCTGCGTCGCCGACCTGGCCCGCAAGGACAAGCGGGTGCTGCGGAAGAAGTACCAGATCTACTTCTG GAACATCGCCACCATCGCCGTCTTCTATGCCCTCCCCGTCATCCAGCTCGTCATCACCTACCAGACG GTGGTGAACGTCACCGGCAACCAGGACATCTGCTACTACAACTTTCTGTGCGCCCACCCGCTGGGGAACCTCAG CGCCTTCAACAACATCCTCAGCAACCTGGGCTACatcctgctggggctgctcttcctcctcatcaTCCTGCAGCGGGAGATCAACTACAACCGGGCGCTGCTGCGTAACGACGCTCGCGCCCTG gAGTGCGGCATCCCCAAGCACTTCGGGCTCTTCTACGCCATGGGCACCGCCCTGATGATGGAGGGGCTGCTCAGCGCCTGCTACCACGTCTGCCCCAACTACACCAACTTCCAGTTCG ACACCTCCTTCATGTACATGATCGCGGGGCTCTGCATGCTGAAGCTCTACCAGAAGCGTCACCCGGACATCAACGCCAGCGCCTACAGCGCCTACGCCTGCCTGGCCCTCGTCATCTTCTTCTCCGTCGTCGGCGTG GTCTTCGGCAAGGGCAACACAGCCTTCTGGATCGTCTTCTCCGTCATCCACATCGTGGCCACGCTGCTGCTGAGCACTCAGCTCTACTACATGGGGCGCTGGAAGCTGG ACTCGGGCATCCTGCGCAGGATCCTGCACGTGCTGTACACGGACTGCGTCCGCCAGTGCAGCGGGCCCATGTACGTG GACCGAATGGTGCTCCTGGTCATGGGAAACATCATCAACTGGTCGCT CGCTGCCTACGGCCTCATCGTGCGCCCCAATGACTTCGCTTCCTACCTGTTGGCCATCGGCATCTGCAACCTCCTGCTCTACTTCGCCTTCTACATCATCATGAAG CTGCGCAGCGGCGAGCGCATCAAGCTCATCCCCTTGCTCTGCATCGTCGGCACCTCGGTGGTCTGGGGCTTcgccctcttcttcttcttccaggGGCTCAGCACATGGCAG AAAACGCCGGCCGAGTCCCGGGAGCACAACCGCGACTGCATCCTGCTCGACTTCTTTGACGACCACGACATCTGGCACTTCCTCTCCTCCATCGCCATGTTCGGCTCCTTCCTG GTGCTGCTGACGCTGGACGACGACCTGGACTGCGTCCAGCGGGACAAGATCTACGTCTTCTAG